One Setaria italica strain Yugu1 chromosome I, Setaria_italica_v2.0, whole genome shotgun sequence DNA window includes the following coding sequences:
- the LOC101776804 gene encoding uncharacterized protein LOC101776804 produces MDRPQVLTPAAAMEMTAILAEVASAVLEWAPAIAAHIKVQFGGMVHSSNPMLLHSLLTLFVRFPDAFGAEDERTMARRLALAACEAHRPLTARLLALHWLLGFTRFRNLVPGLARWFYPNLFDPLALKAKKLDCLAYVAAEVDGEKVAGGRASEQANRLLDDGLVCVSAFRCLPAWSTETGVAFRALHRVLVIAAPHSTDDTCCSGAGELLNSTIFHHLQAILVDMALEHRGLVPVIAEFTNRLLACNSHRWAGEWLLRTLDERLLPRLEPGYQLASYYPLFEKIAQNETVPQLRLLELLTKQMVSLTKKHGPDTELKSWSQGSKVVGICRVMLKHHHSSHVFLPLSHLLVLTIESFPDLEVRDHARICLRMLSCVPGKKLRHLMGVGEQPSGVAPSHPGSLFDIPSPRPAQDLKSMPDLVSYIHLERIVPLVVKQSWALTLPNFSVQSRPSGYILSIQDVSSTPSEQEKSAGPTIERIGYTQETLRVMDSKGAETLQILRRYFACIPDYLHSSGLKIRIHCTFRFESEPFNHAWGLDSPVSGSDGADELPALYAVAITFSSSAQFGKIPSCHVPFILGEPPGSGMDIVPVDNQNREESTYCASVVIELEPREPSPGLIDVSVAANTENCQVLSGSLKPITVGIEDMFMKAIVPPDTPKEGVAMYYQDLFHALWEACDSSSNTGRETFPLSGGKGSAAINGTRSVKLMEVTPKVLIGAVERYLASFVVSVAGDSLVTILRGNGVIKNVLWEESVSDASVGADALVPYSPDSNLQLQLIDDDDIGVGSERYGHESKRDMGVMRVMIFLPPRYHLLFLMEVGCASTLVRIRTDHWPCLAYVDEYLEALIS; encoded by the exons ATGGACCGGCCGCAGGTGCTCACGCCCGCAGCGGCCATGGAGATGACGGCCATCCTCGCGGAGGTCGCGTCCGCTGTGCTCGAGTGGGCGCCAGCGATCGCAGCGCACATCAAGGTGCAGTTTGGGGGAATGGTGCATTCCTCCAACCCCATGCTGCTACACTCGCTGCTCACGCTCTTCGTGCGGTTCCCAGATGCGTTTGGGGCCGAGGATGAGCGCACAATGGCGCGCCGATTAGCTTTGGCTGCTTGTGAGGCGCACCGCCCACTCACAGCACGATTGCTGGCTTTGCATTGGCTACTTGGGTTTACCAGGTTCAGGAATCTAGTGCCTGGGCTTGCCCGATGGTTTTACCCTAACTTATTTGATCCCCTTGCGCTCAAGGCCAAGAAGCTGGATTGTCTAGCTTATGTTGCTGCTGAAGTTGATGGGGAGAAGGTTGCAGGAGGAAGAGCTAGCGAGCAAGCGAACAGGCTCCTTGATGATGGCTTGGTTTGCGTCTCCGCCTTCAGGTGTCTTCCGGCATGGAGTACTGAAACGGGTGTGGCATTCCGAGCGCTGCACAGGGTCTTGGTTATTGCTGCTCCTCACAGCACCGATGACACGTGCTGCTCCGGGGCTGGTGAGCTCCTGAATTCTACTATCTTCCACCATTTACAG GCTATCTTGGTTGATATGGCATTGGAGCATCGTGGTTTAGTCCCAGTGATTGCAGAGTTCACCAACCGTCTGCTAGCTTGTAACTCACATCGGTGGGCTGGGGAGTGGTTGCTCCGGACACTTGATGAGCGCCTGCTTCCAAGGCTTGAGCCAGGCTACCAGCTTGCGTCGTACTACCCTCTTTTTGAGAAGATTGCACAGAATGAGACGGTGCCTCAGCTCCGCCTATTAGAATTGCTCACCAAGCAGATGGTTTCTCTCACCAAGAAGCACGGCCCAGACACAGAGCTAAAGTCATGGTCTCAGGGAAGCAAGGTTGTGGGCATTTGCCGTGTCATGCTGAAGCATCATCACAGCTCTCATGTCTTCCTTCCCCTTTCGCATCTTCTTGTGCTCACCATTGAGTCCTTCCCTGATCTTGAGGTTCGGGACCATGCAAG GATTTGCTTGCGGATGTTATCTTGTGTTCCTGGGAAGAAACTGAGGCATCTCATGGGAGTTGGCGAGCAACCTTCAGGTGTCGCGCCTTCTCATCCGGGTTCCTTATTCGACATCCCATCACCACGTCCTGCTCAGGATCTTAAGAGCATGCCTGATCTGGTGTCATACATTCATCTTGAAAGGATTGTTCCTCTAGTTGTAAAGCAATCGTGGGCCCTCACATTGCCTAATTTCAGTGTCCAGAGCAGACCATCTGGTTACATTCTAAGTATACAGGATGTGAGCTCTACTCCCTCTGAGCAAGAAAAGTCAGCAGGACCGACAATAGAGAGAATTGGCTATACACAAGAAACACTTCGTGTGATGGATTCTAAAGGTGCTGAAACATTGCAAATCCTCAGAAGGTACTTCGCGTGCATTCCTGACTACCTGCACTCATCTGGTCTCAAGATAAGAATACACTGCACATTTAGATTTGAGTCAGAGCCATTTAACCATGCATGGGGATTGGATTCGCCAGTTTCAGGTTCTGACGGGGCTGATGAGTTGCCAGCCCTTTATGCAGTGGCAATTACATTCTCGTCAAGTGCACAGTTCGGAAAAATTCCCTCATGTCACGTACCTTTCATACTAGGGGAACCTCCTGGTTCTGGTATGGACATTGTCCCCGTAGATAATCAGAACAGGGAAGAATCCACTTACTGTGCTTCAGTGGTGATTGAGCTGGAACCTCGAGAGCCTTCACCTGGCCTTATTGATGTTTCAGTTGCAGCAAATACAGAGAACTGTCAAGTCTTATCAGGGTCCCTTAAACCTATTACAGTTGGCATTGAGGACATGTTTATGAAGGCCATTGTACCACCTGATACACCAAAAGAGGGTGTGGCTATGTACTATCAGGATCTGTTTCATGCTTTATGGGAGGCCTGCGATAGTTCTTCTAACACAGGTCGAGAGACTTTCCCTTTGAGTGGAGGGAAGGGATCAGCTGCCATTAACGGGACTCGGTCTGTTAAGCTTATGGAGGTAACTCCGAAGGTTTTGATTGGAGCTGTTGAAAGATACCTGGCTTCCTTTGTTGTCAGTGTTGCTGGAGATTCACTTGTAACCATTCTGAGAGGAAATGGAGTCATTAAGAACGTTTTGTGGGAAGAAAGTGTCTCAGATGCCAGTGTAGGTGCTGATGCATTGGTTCCATATTCACCGGACAGCAATCTCCAGCTTCAGCTTATAGACGACGACGATATTGGGGTTGGTTCTGAGAGGTATGGCCATGAAAGCAAGAGGGATATGGGAGTCATGCGTGTCATGATATTCCTACCACCTAGGTATCACCTCCTCTTCTTGATGGAAGTAGGTTGTGCCTCCACATTGGTCAGGATAAGGACTGATCATTGGCCTTGCCTTGCATATGTGGATGAATACCTGGAAGCGTTGATTTCTTAG